Proteins from a genomic interval of Acinonyx jubatus isolate Ajub_Pintada_27869175 chromosome B4, VMU_Ajub_asm_v1.0, whole genome shotgun sequence:
- the HDAC7 gene encoding histone deacetylase 7 isoform X1, with protein sequence MFESLDGTQVSPGAHCPSPPGTGRLRPPADTPGPQPQPMDLRVGQRPPVEPPPEPALLALQHPQHLHHHLLFAAGLPQRSAEPMRLPMDTPVPQLQVGQQEQELRQLLNKDKSKRSAVASSVVKQKLAEVILKKQQAALERTVHPNSPSIPYRTLEPLETEGAARSMLSSFLPPVPSLPSDPPEHFPLRKTVSEPNLKLRYKPKKSLERRKNPLLRKESAPPSLRRRPAETLGDSSPSSSSTPASGCSSPNDSEQGPNPVLGSEALLGQRLRLQETSLAPFALPTVSLLPAITLGLPAPARADADRRTHPTLGPRGPVLGSPHAPLFLPHSLESESGGPLSSRLQPILLLDPSVSHAPLLTVPGLGPLPFHFAQSLLTTERLSGSGLHRPLSRTRSEPLPPSATAPPPLGPLQPRLDRLKPHVQLIKRPAKPSEKPRLRQIPSAEDLETDGGGVGPLGDDGLEHRESSHGQHEARGPIPLQQHQQVFLWEQQRLAGRLPRGGTGDSVLLSLAQGSHRPLSRAQSSPAAPASLPTPEPASQARVLPSSETSARTLPFTTGLVYDSVMLKHQCSCGDNSRHPEHAGRIQSIWSRLQERGLRSQCECLRGRKASLEELQSVHSERHVLLYGTNPLSRLKLDNGKLAGLLAQRMFVMLPCGGVGVDTDTIWNELHSSNAARWAAGSVTDLAFKVASRELKNGFAVVRPPGHHADHSTAMGFCFFNSVAIACRQLQQQGKAGKILIMDWDVHHGNGTQQTFYQDPSVLYISLHRHDDGNFFPGSGAVDEVGAGSGEGFNVNVAWAGGLDPPMGDPEYLAAFRMVVMPIAREFSPDLVLVSAGFDAAEGHPAPLGGYHVSAKCFGYMTQQLMSLAGGAVVLALEGGHDLTAICDASEACVAALLGNKVDPLSEEGWKQKPNLNAIRSLEAVIQVHSKYWGCMQRLASCPDSWVPRVPGADTEEVEAVTALASLSVGILAEERPSQQLVEEEEPMNL encoded by the exons ATGTTTGAGTCACTGG ATGGGACCCAGGTGAGCCCGGGTGCCCACTGCCCCAGTCCCCCTGGCACAG GCCGCCTCAGGCCCCCAGCGGACACGCCAggccctcagccccagcccaTGGACCTGCGGGTGGGCCAGCGGCCCCCGGTGGAGCCCCCGCCAGAGCCGGCGCTGCTGGCCCTGCAGCACCCCCAGCACCTGCACCACCACCTGCTGTTCGCAGCAGGCCTGCCTCAGCGCTCAGCGGAACCCATGAGG CTCCCAATGGACACGCCGGTGCCCCAGTTGCAGGTGGGGCAGCAGGAGCAAGAGCTGCGGCAGCTTCTCAATAAGGACAAGAGCAAGCGAA GTGCCGTAGCTAGCAGTGTGGTCAAGCAGAAGCTGGCAGAGGTGATTCTAAAGAAGCAGCAGGCAGCCCTAGAGAGAACAGTCCATCCCAATAGCCCCAGCATTCCCTACAG AACTCTCGAGCCCTTGGAGACGGAAGGAGCTGCTCGCTCTATGCTTAGCAGCTTTCTGCCTCCTGTTCCCAGCCTGCCCAGTGACCCCCCAGAACACTTCCCTCTCCGAAAGACAG TCTCTGAGCCCAACCTGAAGCTGCGCTACAAGCCCAAGAAGTCcctggagaggaggaagaatcCACTGCTCAGAAAGGAGAGCGCCCCGCCTAGTCTCCGGCGGCGGCCTGCAGAGACCCTCGGTG actCCTCCCCCAGTAGCAGCAGCACACCAGCATCAGGGTGCAGCTCCCCCAATGACAGCGAGCAAGGCCCCAACCCCGTCCTGGGCTCGGAG GCGCTCTTGGGCCAGCGGCTGCGGCTGCAGGAGACCTCTCTGGCCCCGTTCGCCTTGCCGACAGTGTCCTTGCTGCCCGCAATCACGCTGGGGCTCCCCGCCCCTGCCAGG gCTGATGCTGACCGCAGGACCCATCCGACACTGGGCCCTCGGGGGCCGGTCCTGGGGAGCCCCCATgctcccctcttcctgccccacagCCTGGAGTCTGAGTCTGGGGGCCCCTTGTCCTCTCGACTACAGCCCATTCTCCTCCTCGATCCCTCAGTCTCTCACGCGCCCCTGCTGACTG TGCCCGGGCTTGGGCCCCTGCCCTTCCACTTTGCCCAGTCCTTACTGACCACCGAGCGGCTCTCTGGGTCAGGCCTCCACCGGCCACTAAGCCGGACCCGCTCAGAGCCCCTGCCCCCAAGCGCCACCGCCCCCCCACCGCTGGGCCCCCTGCAGCCCCGCCTGGACCGGCTCAAACCTCACGTCCAGCTGATCAAG aggccagCCAAGCCAAGTGAGAAGCCCCGACTGCGGCAGATCCCCTCAGCTGAGGACCTGGAGACAGATGGTGGGGGAGTGGGGCCGCTGGGGGATGACGGCCTGGAGCACAGGGAGTCAAGCCATGGGCAGCACGAAGCCAGAGGCCCTATTCCTCTCCAGCAGCACCAGCAG GTGTTCCTCTGGGAGCAGCAGCGACTGGCTGGGCGGCTCCCACGGGGAGGAACTGGGGACTCTGTGCTGCTTTCCCTGGCCCAGGGCAGTCACCGGCCCCTGTCCAGGGCTCAGTCATCCCCAGCTGCGCCTGCCTCACTGCCAACCCCAGAGCCTGCCAGCCAGGCCCGTGTCCTGCCCAGCTCAGAGACCTCTGCCAGGACCCTGCCGTTCACCACAG GGCTGGTGTATGACTCGGTGATGCTGAAACACCAGTGCTCCTGCGGGGACAACAGCAGGCACCCGGAGCACGCGGGCCGTATCCAGAGCATCTGGTCCCGGCTGCAGGAGCGGGGGCTCCGGAGCCAGTGTGAG TGTCTCCGGGGCCGGAAGGCCTCCCTGGAGGAGCTGCAGTCAGTGCACTCCGAGCGGCACGTGCTCCTCTATGGCACCAACCCGCTCAGCCGCCTCAAACTGGACAACGGGAAGCTGGCAG GGCTCCTGGCACAGCGGATGTTTGTGATGCTGCCCTGTGGTGGGGTAGGG GTGGATACCGATACCATCTGGAATGAGCTGCATTCTTCCAATGCGGCCCGCTGGGCAGCCGGCAGTGTCACTGACCTTGCCTTCAAAGTCGCTTCCCGTGAGCTAAAG AATGGTTTTGCTGTGGTTCGGCCCCCAGGACACCATGCGGACCATTCCACAGCCAT gggCTTCTGCTTCTTCAACTCCGTGGCCATTGCCTGCCGGCAGCTTCAACAACAGGGCAAGGCCGGCAAGATCCTCATCATGGACTGG GATGTTCACCATGGCAATGGCACCCAGCAAACCTTCTACCAGGACCCCAGTGTGCTCTACATCTCCCTGCATCGCCATGATGATGGCAACTTCTTCCCCGGCAGTGGGGCCGTGGATGAG GTGGGAGCTGGCAGCGGTGAGGGCTTCAATGTCAACGTGGCCTGGGCAGGAGGTCTAGACCCCCCTATGGGGGATCCTGAGTACCTGGCTGCCTTCAG GATGGTTGTGATGCCCATTGCCCGAGAGTTCTCTCCGGACCTGGTTCTGGTGTCAGCTGGGTTTGATGCTGCCGAGGGTCACCCAGCCCCGCTGGGTGGCTACCATGTTTCCGCTAAAT GTTTTGGGTACATGACCCAGCAGCTGATGAGCTTGGCGGGAGGTGCAGTGGTGCTGGCCTTGGAAGGTGGCCATGACCTCACAGCCATCTGTGACGCTTCTGAGGCCTGTGTGGCTGCTCTTCTGGGAAACAAG gtGGATCCTCTCTCAGAAGAAGGCTGGAAGCAGAAACCCAACCTCAACGCCATCCGCTCTTTGGAAGCCGTGATCCAGGTGCACA GTAAATACTGGGGCTGCATGCAGCGCCTGGCCTCCTGTCCAGACTCCTGGGTGCCCAGGGTGCCAGGGGCCGACACAGAAGAAGTGGAGGCAGTGACCGCACTGGCATCCCTCTCCGTGGGCATCCTGGCTGAAGAGCG GCCCTCACAACagctggtggaggaggaagaaccTATGAATCTCTAA
- the HDAC7 gene encoding histone deacetylase 7 isoform X6, which produces MHSPGADGTQVSPGAHCPSPPGTGRLRPPADTPGPQPQPMDLRVGQRPPVEPPPEPALLALQHPQHLHHHLLFAAGLPQRSAEPMRLPMDTPVPQLQVGQQEQELRQLLNKDKSKRSAVASSVVKQKLAEVILKKQQAALERTVHPNSPSIPYRTLEPLETEGAARSMLSSFLPPVPSLPSDPPEHFPLRKTVSEPNLKLRYKPKKSLERRKNPLLRKESAPPSLRRRPAETLGDSSPSSSSTPASGCSSPNDSEQGPNPVLGSEALLGQRLRLQETSLAPFALPTVSLLPAITLGLPAPARADADRRTHPTLGPRGPVLGSPHAPLFLPHSLESESGGPLSSRLQPILLLDPSVSHAPLLTVPGLGPLPFHFAQSLLTTERLSGSGLHRPLSRTRSEPLPPSATAPPPLGPLQPRLDRLKPHVQLIKRPAKPSEKPRLRQIPSAEDLETDGGGVGPLGDDGLEHRESSHGQHEARGPIPLQQHQQVFLWEQQRLAGRLPRGGTGDSVLLSLAQGSHRPLSRAQSSPAAPASLPTPEPASQARVLPSSETSARTLPFTTGLVYDSVMLKHQCSCGDNSRHPEHAGRIQSIWSRLQERGLRSQCECLRGRKASLEELQSVHSERHVLLYGTNPLSRLKLDNGKLAGLLAQRMFVMLPCGGVGVDTDTIWNELHSSNAARWAAGSVTDLAFKVASRELKNGFAVVRPPGHHADHSTAMGFCFFNSVAIACRQLQQQGKAGKILIMDWDVHHGNGTQQTFYQDPSVLYISLHRHDDGNFFPGSGAVDEVGAGSGEGFNVNVAWAGGLDPPMGDPEYLAAFRMVVMPIAREFSPDLVLVSAGFDAAEGHPAPLGGYHVSAKCFGYMTQQLMSLAGGAVVLALEGGHDLTAICDASEACVAALLGNKVDPLSEEGWKQKPNLNAIRSLEAVIQVHSKYWGCMQRLASCPDSWVPRVPGADTEEVEAVTALASLSVGILAEERPSQQLVEEEEPMNL; this is translated from the exons ATGGGACCCAGGTGAGCCCGGGTGCCCACTGCCCCAGTCCCCCTGGCACAG GCCGCCTCAGGCCCCCAGCGGACACGCCAggccctcagccccagcccaTGGACCTGCGGGTGGGCCAGCGGCCCCCGGTGGAGCCCCCGCCAGAGCCGGCGCTGCTGGCCCTGCAGCACCCCCAGCACCTGCACCACCACCTGCTGTTCGCAGCAGGCCTGCCTCAGCGCTCAGCGGAACCCATGAGG CTCCCAATGGACACGCCGGTGCCCCAGTTGCAGGTGGGGCAGCAGGAGCAAGAGCTGCGGCAGCTTCTCAATAAGGACAAGAGCAAGCGAA GTGCCGTAGCTAGCAGTGTGGTCAAGCAGAAGCTGGCAGAGGTGATTCTAAAGAAGCAGCAGGCAGCCCTAGAGAGAACAGTCCATCCCAATAGCCCCAGCATTCCCTACAG AACTCTCGAGCCCTTGGAGACGGAAGGAGCTGCTCGCTCTATGCTTAGCAGCTTTCTGCCTCCTGTTCCCAGCCTGCCCAGTGACCCCCCAGAACACTTCCCTCTCCGAAAGACAG TCTCTGAGCCCAACCTGAAGCTGCGCTACAAGCCCAAGAAGTCcctggagaggaggaagaatcCACTGCTCAGAAAGGAGAGCGCCCCGCCTAGTCTCCGGCGGCGGCCTGCAGAGACCCTCGGTG actCCTCCCCCAGTAGCAGCAGCACACCAGCATCAGGGTGCAGCTCCCCCAATGACAGCGAGCAAGGCCCCAACCCCGTCCTGGGCTCGGAG GCGCTCTTGGGCCAGCGGCTGCGGCTGCAGGAGACCTCTCTGGCCCCGTTCGCCTTGCCGACAGTGTCCTTGCTGCCCGCAATCACGCTGGGGCTCCCCGCCCCTGCCAGG gCTGATGCTGACCGCAGGACCCATCCGACACTGGGCCCTCGGGGGCCGGTCCTGGGGAGCCCCCATgctcccctcttcctgccccacagCCTGGAGTCTGAGTCTGGGGGCCCCTTGTCCTCTCGACTACAGCCCATTCTCCTCCTCGATCCCTCAGTCTCTCACGCGCCCCTGCTGACTG TGCCCGGGCTTGGGCCCCTGCCCTTCCACTTTGCCCAGTCCTTACTGACCACCGAGCGGCTCTCTGGGTCAGGCCTCCACCGGCCACTAAGCCGGACCCGCTCAGAGCCCCTGCCCCCAAGCGCCACCGCCCCCCCACCGCTGGGCCCCCTGCAGCCCCGCCTGGACCGGCTCAAACCTCACGTCCAGCTGATCAAG aggccagCCAAGCCAAGTGAGAAGCCCCGACTGCGGCAGATCCCCTCAGCTGAGGACCTGGAGACAGATGGTGGGGGAGTGGGGCCGCTGGGGGATGACGGCCTGGAGCACAGGGAGTCAAGCCATGGGCAGCACGAAGCCAGAGGCCCTATTCCTCTCCAGCAGCACCAGCAG GTGTTCCTCTGGGAGCAGCAGCGACTGGCTGGGCGGCTCCCACGGGGAGGAACTGGGGACTCTGTGCTGCTTTCCCTGGCCCAGGGCAGTCACCGGCCCCTGTCCAGGGCTCAGTCATCCCCAGCTGCGCCTGCCTCACTGCCAACCCCAGAGCCTGCCAGCCAGGCCCGTGTCCTGCCCAGCTCAGAGACCTCTGCCAGGACCCTGCCGTTCACCACAG GGCTGGTGTATGACTCGGTGATGCTGAAACACCAGTGCTCCTGCGGGGACAACAGCAGGCACCCGGAGCACGCGGGCCGTATCCAGAGCATCTGGTCCCGGCTGCAGGAGCGGGGGCTCCGGAGCCAGTGTGAG TGTCTCCGGGGCCGGAAGGCCTCCCTGGAGGAGCTGCAGTCAGTGCACTCCGAGCGGCACGTGCTCCTCTATGGCACCAACCCGCTCAGCCGCCTCAAACTGGACAACGGGAAGCTGGCAG GGCTCCTGGCACAGCGGATGTTTGTGATGCTGCCCTGTGGTGGGGTAGGG GTGGATACCGATACCATCTGGAATGAGCTGCATTCTTCCAATGCGGCCCGCTGGGCAGCCGGCAGTGTCACTGACCTTGCCTTCAAAGTCGCTTCCCGTGAGCTAAAG AATGGTTTTGCTGTGGTTCGGCCCCCAGGACACCATGCGGACCATTCCACAGCCAT gggCTTCTGCTTCTTCAACTCCGTGGCCATTGCCTGCCGGCAGCTTCAACAACAGGGCAAGGCCGGCAAGATCCTCATCATGGACTGG GATGTTCACCATGGCAATGGCACCCAGCAAACCTTCTACCAGGACCCCAGTGTGCTCTACATCTCCCTGCATCGCCATGATGATGGCAACTTCTTCCCCGGCAGTGGGGCCGTGGATGAG GTGGGAGCTGGCAGCGGTGAGGGCTTCAATGTCAACGTGGCCTGGGCAGGAGGTCTAGACCCCCCTATGGGGGATCCTGAGTACCTGGCTGCCTTCAG GATGGTTGTGATGCCCATTGCCCGAGAGTTCTCTCCGGACCTGGTTCTGGTGTCAGCTGGGTTTGATGCTGCCGAGGGTCACCCAGCCCCGCTGGGTGGCTACCATGTTTCCGCTAAAT GTTTTGGGTACATGACCCAGCAGCTGATGAGCTTGGCGGGAGGTGCAGTGGTGCTGGCCTTGGAAGGTGGCCATGACCTCACAGCCATCTGTGACGCTTCTGAGGCCTGTGTGGCTGCTCTTCTGGGAAACAAG gtGGATCCTCTCTCAGAAGAAGGCTGGAAGCAGAAACCCAACCTCAACGCCATCCGCTCTTTGGAAGCCGTGATCCAGGTGCACA GTAAATACTGGGGCTGCATGCAGCGCCTGGCCTCCTGTCCAGACTCCTGGGTGCCCAGGGTGCCAGGGGCCGACACAGAAGAAGTGGAGGCAGTGACCGCACTGGCATCCCTCTCCGTGGGCATCCTGGCTGAAGAGCG GCCCTCACAACagctggtggaggaggaagaaccTATGAATCTCTAA